agttgaccacatttatattattacgttagttgtgtctaaTCCTGATtgttaatgtgtatttttttttagatttttcggGTTAAGgatacatgtttaaaaaaattgaaaacctccaaacattcgaagaaaatgcatattttgtattgaaattttagaGATTCCAGTTTAATAAAAGTTCAGCACTCACtcagatattattgaagcaactgttcttaatttttatataattttgtagAGATTGCATAGTCGTTAATAAAACAACTATACGGCTGgtaatcttctggccccgaatcgaatcatTGCTTCGGGtttatacgaaatatgcattttcttcgaatatttgaagattttcaattttttaaaacatgtttgcatgatctgaaaaatctgaaaaaatctcAGTCATGTGTGTTATTAggttgaatatttataaattttaaaaatcaatttgtgttgggagCCCCCTCGACAatcttaactttaaaaatcaacgaaaaaaattatttaagaaatacaaaacatattttggGATGGACCACTATAAacccgttttttttttaatttaatccaaatttcgcttcgatatcttttttagatcaaaagttatagcaaaatgtgcaccgcgccgcaccgtgccgggattcaaatgcgcgccgtctccaaatTCCGGCTTTCCgtctcatgctttcgaaactttggcaacgtgaaaaccggaggaacgcgtcggtgtcgatcagtcgagcaggtagttcacacggacagagtagaggtacgcttgaaTGTGTAGCgggcgtgcaatcgaacaggcaccaacacgggcaagcgcagtcgacacggatacgacgatacgtcagggaggGGGAAACCAGCGACTCAGGGGAACGGCCCACGGCCCACGAATATCCCATCACTGCTGCGAAGGGCCTAGGCCCTAGGGGGTCTGACGCTCGGCGTGTCTATCCCCACCACTGCCGCTCCTGTAGTCCCAATGTTTAGGTATTGCTGTTgcattgtgtgtgtgtgatcgcTTTAGCCAATATTTCTCTAGAGCCGAAAATACGTGTGACTCGGTGCACACCCCCTTTTAATTTTCTGACTGCTGAGGATATATAAAGGGGATGGTTGTGCTGCCATTTACAGTAGAACACGTTCTCTTCAGCGAGAGGAAGCACTCGTCCAAGTCTCTCTGCTCTGTTGTTTGAAAGGACTATACTTCCAGGTAAATCATCTAATTTATCTTACCGTTTTCTTAATATTGGGCACCAATCTGAGTCGGCAGCATTAGTATGATTATTTATTTCGAATTCGCTGATCAACAATTGTTGATTGATCCAGTACTTAGTTAATGcgtattattcttaaatattgatattaatattcaaacaatcAAACTTAATCAAACTTAATCATTTCTATAATTTATGGTTCTGGAATgtacataataatataatagctTAAAATTCTTGGAGTGTCAGAAAGTTAATTATTAtgtatagacagcggattttatgtcagaaatgaataggtgtaatttcaaacatttaAAACATTATACGAATTTAAACATATCTTTATATCATTCTCAAACTATTAAACATAGTAagagggaaaataaatttttatatcactccggtttgttgcaattctggtggaaaatgtttattttgcataaagatccgctgtctaattatgaatACTACGAAAGTAATAATTCTTTGTTTTATTACGTTGTTTACtgcaacaattttgaaaaactaCGCGATTCGTGACTGATTATAAAATAGACATTTATACCCTCAACTATAAGGGCTTgaataattacaaaataataaataaataacaatttacTAAACTGCGAGAAGTCATATTTGAttgatatttatatgtatattttcccaattacagttacattacAACTTTTTATTGGTCGGGACAAATGCAAAAATTCTGTTCATGCTGATTTGCGTTGAAATGATTGCTTCATATTTTACAATGAGAAATAAGTTATGGATTAGAGAATCGTTTAgttataatattgaaaataagatgaaaaatatccGAGAAAGGCGTGTTAATGCGTTTTTGTTGGTTTCAAACATTGTTTAACCCTCTTCACTCGAAAGTATTTTAACTCCAGAATTCAGACATTTCTTTTGACCGTTTGAATTAAATAAGATTTTTCCAATTTGTACATGCAGTGAATCCAAACACTATTTGAACTAGAGATTGTAAAGATtctgaaaataactgattcactGTTGTGACATATGTACATCGGTCTTGATTCTTGATCTGTGTAAAAATTTTACATCTGAATtgtgtcacgtccggtggtccAGCCATTAGTAATAATTGATATAAATAATCATGAATAcaaatatttcttaattttgtTGAACACTTTCTCTAATAATGTTGCGcgggaaataaaaaattaaaccgacttcgaaaatacgcactaaaaagtataaaataatttccatttaatttatgtgaatacacacaaacttaaatacaatacaatcttttcggaggcggcgcaaatatattatttaaatataaatatattagtattcagAAGAATtgaagggggaactataccctcgatttgtaactagaaaataactagaatcttactagatttttggtcgaaacatgggtttgcttcccttaataaaagaatgtaaaattttttttgcacgggactcCCACGAAGATCTGGCTTAGAACAAAGGATAGACAAAACTATAAAAGGGACGAAAGGGAGCTCTAAGTTCAGTTCAGTGGAGTGTGTAAGTTGAAAAAACTAGTTAACCCGCTGGGATTAACAATCATCATGAACCGTAACCGTAATTGATATCTTCATAACTTCATATGTTCGTAACTGTTACAATAAATGATGATTGCTAATCTCTTCCGTGTTGTTTGATTCGAGGTGATGATAGAGGAACTTGCAAATGCGTTTTATTGATGTCTTTTATACCTTTTCTCATTCGattacaattttcttcgaaGAAGTGAAGGCCGATGCGCACGAGTGATCTGATTTTTATTCTCTTCCGGGTATTTAGTTTTGTTCAAGGATGTTATTTCTGCCGTTATACGTTTCTGGTTTATGTCGTTTTTGCTTTTCACATAAACAGTTGTTAGCCATTCGTTGAGTAAATGTAGAAAGACATAGGACAAAATTATTACAGAAAAAAAGTAAcagtattttattaaatagtGATAGATCTAGAACAAGAACGTTCTTCGTGTGGCACTAATCACTTATGCGGTCATATTCACTGATAGCAATTATCAGCAAGTTTTAAATTAGTTTTAGTGAACactcattgtttaaacatcttGTCACTAAGATTGCTGCATTTTCGAAGGTTGGTCATTGTCGCATAAGAAATCATcctcataaacataaacatcaAATTGAGTTGTCTGTGAACGCGAAACGTAAGAAACACggataaaaatgaaagatatttttcacaATAAGCAAGCAATGTACATAttgagtaatttgcattatatttGATTTCAATTCCattgtaaggtggagtggggtaagtgcgcactagtttttgcaaagttcgactttaaattgatgtattttcagtctggcgtgtgaaaacttaacgctcttggtatcaaactcttgccacagttattactgatgaattagtattatgtaggattctaattttggttgaaaattatcattttgataggatattgtacaaagtgtaaaCTGGGACTCAcatgccccgaaaatggggcaagtccgtctctgagagttaaaaatgctttcgaaccttgtttcaagtgctacggggcaagaaaagaatgattaacaagcctgctataaaatgcttcttattgcattaaattatattgtttagttttatagttatccattcttaaacaaacatgtacttttatgctgaaatatgaaaggggatacagtgatattatattaaaacaaagtttaaaaatgctttcgaaccttgtttcaagtgctacggggcaagaaaagcaTTATTAcaatcaagcctgctacaaaatgctttttattgcactaaatatattgtttagttttatattaGCGGCCCACTAAAAcaatcctagcgactccctgattacgtatcaggttcgtccgtatcctaacagctccctgattttgcatcgggttcgtctgcgcgtcgcgtaattcctagtgactccccagtttcgcattgggttcattcacgaagtttcaccttcctaacagctccctgattacgcatcagattcgtctgcgtttgactccattcctagatgCTCCCTGATTTCTCGTCAGGATCATCCTCGCTGTCTAcatataatcctagcggctccccaatctcgcattCGGTTCGCCGCGTACTTTAACTAACAGTCAGTAAGGCTCATGACTAGATTAACCCAAATTAACTGAAATACCAAAAATGTTTGTGTGATTTATTTTTGCTTAAgttgttaatttaaattattcttGTTTTTTGGGGCCCTGGGCTGCAGCCCGTAAAGCCCATGACTAGATTCGCCGCTGGTCAATATAAAAGAATACATAATAATCACGTTGATTAGCATTGAAATaaataccatttaaaattaagatTGAATATCTAAATAATAGctgtctaaataaataataataaaatctcGAAATAAACTGTAATAGTATTTCTAGATCAGAAGACATCATtacatttgcattctaaaatcgaacATTTAGTATGGACCAACTAGGCAGTTCGTAGGGAACGATTCTCGAAATAGGACCATTTCTGTTTCCTTCTCGTCGCAAGatcaattttttgtataattatggagaaagcgagagagaaagtTTTCTATGTATCTCGACATTCAACTTTACCCGGCGCGATTCAAGCGAGCCCACTTCTTCAAAGACCGTCCTCGACTCGACACGTGCGCCATAATTTTCGAACCATCCTGATCGTGTATCAGGAAGAGCTTCAATTCGCGCGATCGCGTTTGATCTGCCTGCGCGTTGATTTAATCGAAACGGAACCATGTTTTAATAAAATGTGTCGTTGATGTACAGTGTTGAAACTTTGTAGAGGTTTATTTCTGCGTACATCTGCGTACATGTGTATTGTGTCAATTGTGTGTGAGTGTATATTATTAACGTTATTATAAATTCCAGAATTTTATGtgtaataattatatgtatatctgtaATTGGGGGGAAAGTGAAGGCATACAGACAAGCTGCACTATTTCGCGATTAACGTCTTCATATTAAGCGGTAGTTGTATAACTTTTTAAACCTTTTACCATCTAGAAGGGATCGTAGTTTGTTATTGTTTTCCGGAAGTGCTTTAACCcgttgcactcggaactattgtAACACGAAAACTAAACGTTTCTtctgatctagaatatttccattcttttttcattttatgcatattaaACTGCTGCAGTTTATTCATGCAATACTCAAatgttttacaattatttttgtTAACTGTTAAcgattattttacattactgatGTAGCAATATTTAGCAGTTCCTCTAAGAACTACTAAGGGTTAATGTTAAtcggaataattttttatcagCTCATTTATAAACAGAGGTGgccattatttggcgaaacagaTATTTGAGATACTATTcaatatttcagattttattttgcttaaagaaaatagtattttaaataagatatacaattttgaaaataaataatttttacttcaacaatttgatccacgaaataaaatatttctattttaacaatcagaaacacgagataaaattgtaataatttcttttccaCACTGAATAGGGCTAGCTAGTCGAAAGATTTCTTCTGGAGAAAAGGCACTGTTATATCAAATTAACTATGGACACGAAGGATTTCATTGATTTCGGCAAGGCTGCCATCGAGTTCGTAGCAAACTATAACGAGACCATAAGAGATAGGAATGTTCTCCCGGATGTCGAGCCTGGTTACCTCAGTGAATTGTTACCAGAGGAAGCGCCCCAAAAAGCAGAATCGTGGCAGCAAGTGTTGGAAGATGTAGAGAAATATATTATGCCGGGGGTGAGTTATCCTATTAAATAAATTTGCTTGATACAGGAAATATCGAGCAGTCAAAGTGACTAGTGTAAAATAGATttgtttaacccttgtgtagccaaccgggtacccatttactgcatttctctcaacaatttgttaatgttcctctaaaaatatttaaaaatttccctGAATATCCTACATTCCTCAAATGAATTAAGGGTTGCATTAGGCATAACTTACTCTACTTGTACGTCTACGTTCGATAACTTTCCCTTGTTAGacaatctttatttttcatgaagatccgcagtctaaatataatttttgtttgACGTGGTTGTTGTGTCTTTAGGTAACTCATTGGAATTCGCCGAATTTCCATGCGTTTTATCCAACTGGAAACTCTTATCCGTCGATTGTCGGTGAAATTGTCTCCGCTGGAATCAGTTGTATCGGATTTTCGTGGCTCGCTTCGCCCGCATGCACCGAGCTTGAAGTCATTACGTTGAACTGGCTCGGAAAATTAATAGGATTACCGAAGGAGTTCCTGACCAGCGACGAAGGTCACGGCGGAGGCGTTATACAGGTAGACAATCTCTATTCTAAAACGACAGACGTTTGATGCAGGTTGCAATACTTTAGAGGTGatttattaacactagaactaccgcaCCAGTCAGAATGACTGGTttttcaaattctattttaaaattcttacttcatgttacatttttttccgcaatgaTGTGATGACTTACAGCGATAACTAAAGCAGAATACtgactagggctgttacttttccgaagcttcgactcttcgacgATTCGAAGGATTcggaggaacgaagggaacttcgaagtgtaCGAAGTTTTCGAGTCGTATCAAGTTGTAACTTATTAAATCTTTAAAATGTAGGAGTGTCTGTAATTGTCTCAAATATAACTTATTGTTGGcagcgaaatttcgaaattcAGAGCTTCGATACTCCGTTTATTTTAATCCTCGAATAATGTACTACTAAGGTTCAGATTTCGAAACTTTGAAAATTCGATTCgcatcaccttcgaagtttcagagagatcgaaacttcgaaacttcgattctcatcaccttcgaagtttctgaaatcgaagcacCGAAATTCTTCGAGCTTCGAAGGAAAGCAACAGCCCTAATACTGACCACTTGATACCATTCAAATTacacataaaaaatgtttactttgtcaaaattaaagaagatatgCTGGAGATCACTCTTtagtgagacaccctgtattccaTAGTTAGTAAAATACATTTAACGCTTGTTCAATCATGCTTGTAACACAGACAATAAGTTTACTATGTGTCAGGTTTTTACAACTAActcttttaatttacaaacgctatgaactttctttccaaaacCCAATACTATTAATAAAAAAGGTTTGAATCAATGCAAGGAGGTATTTACGtacattgtaaatattatacaatatatacgATATAATGTAAACATTGTATGAAAGTATTGTGGAATAATACATAAATTGATATATTGACAGCATAATTTTCAGATTGCAACTGCATGTTTTACGTATTAAGAGCAACTGATGACGTTGGTGGCACGTTGTATGACCGTAATTTTTGGTGTAGATTTATTAATCTTGCGAAAGTTATtatcataattattattttttattaacacaTTTACTATGtaacaaaaaattaatttaaaaaaaaaaaaaaaattgggctcgtCCGGGATTTGAACCCGGGACCTCTCGCACCCTAAGCGAGAATCATACCCCTAGACCAACGAGCCGCTTCTTATTAGCCTTTCACATTCAAACAAGGATACTTTACAATATCACGGGAAGTTGATTTGTATGTAACATAATTGTATTAAAGTATGACATTTCTTTTGTTAAATCATCGTGCTTCATATAAATGTTATCTAAAATAAACTTTCTGTACTGTCACATGAATAATGCAATAATATTTTCACTAAAGGTAAAATAACTTTTAATTTCGATACATTCTACGCGTaaataaatgtttcatttttatatcataatataataatcacgcatatatgtatatataattataaccaTTTGTACTAATAATATATTAACTAAATTCCTCatctttataaataaatactaaataatttgttttgataatcatttttaaaatgaaatgttaCAAAGGTGTGCGGTTGAAATGAATAACTAAAACGACATTATTACGAAAtgctaaacaatttttatagtaaTATCATATCAAAATTACAGTTAAAGTATTAATATTCTGTATGGGTAATAAATTTTAACCTGCAAGCATATATAcaattgtaataattatttttcttttctttatttaGGGTTCAGCAAGTGAGGTTACCTTTTTATGTCTGTTAGCAGCGAAGGAAGAAACGATACGTCGCACGAAACAGCTTCATCCAGAATGGGACGAAAACTTTATCACatctaaattaatttcatacacgTCTGGTAATTATTTCACGTTCATTAATACATTGATTTTACATTACcacttcctaacgaataagtttagggcataagtatgttagtacttttatgtagagcacaacaaattgcatcgattggtgcagccaaaaatgtaggtttccatttttaaaaaaagtgcagttgcatttttttgatgcaccgatgcacaaaagtgcataaaattagttgcgtagtatgcaccgtctgatgccattcaactttttctaataacattttcctctattcgcgaccgtttaggaggtacagcctgttccagttgcgtgggacagcCTGTACACATATAGAAAGTTCTTGAagttgaaaattgaatttctttcaaaatatcaTTTCACAAAATGAATGGTGATACAGGAAAACGGTGTTCGGATTCCGATTGGTTATTGGAACACAAAAACAAGTTACTTGTTAGACAATATATGTAGTAGCGTAATCGTTCTTCATTTGTACTtcatagatcagtcgaattcgTCAGTGGAGAAGGCAGGACTATTAGCGATGGTGACTATGCGACTTTTGCCGACCGACGAAAAATGTTCTTTCCGAGGCGAAACATTATCGAAAGCCATTAAAGAGGACTTGGAGAAAGGCCTGATACCGTTTTATGTGGTAACCACTTTGGGCACCACTGGCACGTGTGCTTTCGATAATCTTGATGAATTGGGTCCCATATGCAACGAACACAACATTTGGCTTCACGTCGATGCTGCTTATGCaggttattaatttttttgcatatttttcatttactgTCCAAGTATTTCAGTATTtccacaaacgtttaaagatggtaaagtttccagtttttcacgattttcggcttctaattgcaataaatctaaggattcttttAATATCTGTCCTGTTCTTTTAATATGCGCtatataattgtaaataaagaCATACGATTAATTTGCACATGACATTAACTTAATTTTCACATATGAAGCTGGCAGGGAACTTGTTcaaattattgttaaaataattcaatttatcACAACTATGTAATTTCCTGATTTGCGTATTGTTTTCACAGGCGCCGCATTTGTTTGTCCTGAATATCGACATTTAATGTCCGGCGTTCAATACGTTGACTCTTTCAATATGAATCCTCATAAGTGGCTGCTTGTAAATTTCGATTGTTCCACGCTTTGGTAAGTATGCATTAATTTTCACGCAAAAATACAGTAATGCCTTTGTTATATAAATTGAGAGAGAAATAAATGTTGAAAATATGAGAATATGAAGATAATCAGAATATGTTTCGACTTCATTTGTTATGCATTGCACATAATCAACAAACAACATGTATTCTGCATTTTTCACTCGTAAAAATCATTTAACTTTCCCCAAACAATTTTAGTTAggggttatttaaatttttttaatgctgTAAATTATGTAATTTGCTTTTTTTATTGTGTATTTTTCAAGTTAGCTCTATAAATGGAAATACGTTTACTCCAAAACAATTTGATATCCAAATAGAGCTACAGAGAACCGCAATTTATTTAACGAAGGTTGTATTTATTTCTAAACGAAATTGATTTTATGTGatctataatttttaatttcttttcaagGGTGAAGGACTCTAGACGGTTAATCGAAGCATTTAGCGTGGATAGAATTTATTTAGAGCACGATAAACAAGGACTAGCTCCAGACTATAGAGTAAGTTATTTATTTGAACTAGGTGTTGCTAATCACAAAATAATATTGACACTCTTTTCGAAGGATCAtagctttttaatattggaccataaaACTTGGATTGTTtccttgagaagttagaacaattagttcacTACATGACGTGAAAAAATGTTGTCTgtattacagagaaaatactaaaagttgttgtttacaactATTTTATGTGTTCTTTATGATTTTAtgtctacattgaaaatttaaaaaataactttTGTACATCTGTACCAATTGTATATATcctgaaagtttcatcaaattgcaatttcaattttttcaaagtatttTGTGCacgtcatgtagtaaactaattgttctaatttcTCAAAAAACAATCTAACTAAGTcttatggtccaatattaaaaagcaaTGGTTCTTTAAAAAGTgtatcaatattattttgattcaCTGTAGACAATAAAATTATGTGGcaagttttaaaattttaaaatacaatttttcttagAATTGGCAAGTTCCTTTGGGTCGTCGTTTCCGCGCCTTGAAACTGTGGTTCGTCCTGCGACTTTACGGTGTTGAAGGTCTACAGAAACACATTagacatgcaataaaattggctcaagtGTTTGAACAATATGTCAAATCTGACGATCGATTTGAAATTGTAGTCGAGAGGTCTCTGGGTTTAATTTGTTTCAGACTAAAGGTAAATATAAGCAAacacagagagagagtgagaaaatCTATTCTACAGTAAAGCTTTGATATAAGAAAACGGAAACCGTAGGATGTACGAAAAACGATTACCCCCTCTATTTTGGGGCATACCCCGCGAGGGGTCAAGAAGATCGAGCTGCCTCAGTCGACGAGCAGTGTAAAGTGTAAAcatactaatccaattacaaaacatctttatttttcattattttttgacGAGACACTCGCCAActtatttttggcatttttctgattttcaCCGGTACGCTATCTTTTGTTGCGCCTTCGGCCGCTCGGtgcgtgtttacatgctgtccttttctatgctcggcgcggtcgacgcggCCACAAAAAAATAGTATCCGGTCGCGATCTATGTCACAGGACAGAACCGAGAGTCGGCTTTTAGATTGGGTCTTTACTGTAGTGCGCCTATCACAGTGTCTTTAGacgcgcgctgtccttctctacgctcCGCGCGGTCGATGAGGTCACAAAGAAATAGTAGCACCACACGATTTAAGGAacacagcacggacccgagatTTCCTTAGATCAAAGCTTTACTGTACCATTAGTTCCGACTTCTATTAATGAACGGCAGAACATTCAAGTATCTAATATCTTTTGAAAGCCCGCCTATAATGCTTTTAATTCCAATCGTCCTTTAAATTTTAGGGTGATGACAAATTGACCAAGGATTTGCTCAGTCGTTTGACAGCGGAGAAGAAAATTTATGTGATACCGGCAACATTTCACCAAAAGTTGATCATTCGTTTCGTAGTGTGCAGCAGGTGGAGTCGAGAAGACGACCTGACTTTTGCGTGGAACGAGATCACGAAACATGCGACGGACATTTTGCGGTCGCAAATTCCGCCCCTGCAAGAGGAACCGTTGATTTCGTTCACGAAATCTGCGACTGAAATTGCAACAACGATAGAACGCATGAATTTGGAAACGAAGACACAAAAAATATCGTAGAATTCATTTCACACTTAACAACTACATGGGCGTTTATGAAAATGTCTATttctaatgactattttgcaaCAACCGATACGAAATATAATAATTGTCATTGTAGTTTGTAATTTTCTGCAACATGTTTATTTTCACGATAAAGATACGTAGATTTCGTACCGAAAAGAACGAAATTTTGTGTAATGTAACTTCAATATGCACACTGTAATATAATAAGGAAATAATCTTACagggtacaatatttaaaattaattctaaCTTTATACTTTCAAAATATTATACTTTCATTATTGCAGTTTTAAgcgaatatttatatatgtttCTTGTACATAAGAGAACgtgtaaaatataattagaataaaaatatgtaaagattaaaaaactattcttttcaataggtttacgaaatgaatatctataaattttacaattttatccaGTTTTCTCATAAAAACAGATTATATTCATCTGAAGAACTTCAAACTTAACTAATTCTTTACCATTCCGATCAAGAAGAATTGATCTATTGTTACATGTTTTTATTGAAacaaatttcttattttgcaattCGTGATTTATAAAGGGCGGAGCACTTCACTGCGGAGCATTTCAATTACTGCATAAATAATGGTTTTAGTGGAAAATGTTTTTGGTAAAAGTGAATGGTTCTGTGGGAGACGTTATTTGACATGATTAGTTCTGATGAAGCGtagaggacatatgaaggtcaacttaattttccaaaatttaatcatatatatattttttgttagGTTGGTCT
This genomic stretch from Lasioglossum baleicum chromosome 4, iyLasBale1, whole genome shotgun sequence harbors:
- the LOC143207851 gene encoding aromatic-L-amino-acid decarboxylase isoform X1, with amino-acid sequence MDTKDFIDFGKAAIEFVANYNETIRDRNVLPDVEPGYLSELLPEEAPQKAESWQQVLEDVEKYIMPGVTHWNSPNFHAFYPTGNSYPSIVGEIVSAGISCIGFSWLASPACTELEVITLNWLGKLIGLPKEFLTSDEGHGGGVIQGSASEVTFLCLLAAKEETIRRTKQLHPEWDENFITSKLISYTSDQSNSSVEKAGLLAMVTMRLLPTDEKCSFRGETLSKAIKEDLEKGLIPFYVVTTLGTTGTCAFDNLDELGPICNEHNIWLHVDAAYAGAAFVCPEYRHLMSGVQYVDSFNMNPHKWLLVNFDCSTLWVKDSRRLIEAFSVDRIYLEHDKQGLAPDYRNWQVPLGRRFRALKLWFVLRLYGVEGLQKHIRHAIKLAQVFEQYVKSDDRFEIVVERSLGLICFRLKGDDKLTKDLLSRLTAEKKIYVIPATFHQKLIIRFVVCSRWSREDDLTFAWNEITKHATDILRSQIPPLQEEPLISFTKSATEIATTIERMNLETKTQKIS
- the LOC143207851 gene encoding aromatic-L-amino-acid decarboxylase isoform X2, whose protein sequence is MDTKDFIDFGKAAIEFVANYNETIRDRNVLPDVEPGYLSELLPEEAPQKAESWQQVLEDVEKYIMPGVTHWNSPNFHAFYPTGNSYPSIVGEIVSAGISCIGFSWLASPACTELEVITLNWLGKLIGLPKEFLTSDEGHGGGVIQGSASEVTFLCLLAAKEETIRRTKQLHPEWDENFITSKLISYTSDQSNSSVEKAGLLAMVTMRLLPTDEKCSFRGETLSKAIKEDLEKGLIPFYVVTTLGTTGTCAFDNLDELGPICNEHNIWLHVDAAYAGAAFVCPEYRHLMSGVQYVDSFNMNPHKWLLVNFDCSTLWVKDSRRLIEAFSVDRIYLEHDKQGLAPDYRGDDKLTKDLLSRLTAEKKIYVIPATFHQKLIIRFVVCSRWSREDDLTFAWNEITKHATDILRSQIPPLQEEPLISFTKSATEIATTIERMNLETKTQKIS